In one window of Xylanibacillus composti DNA:
- a CDS encoding FaeA/PapI family transcriptional regulator: MSEFEREWNRWMERHIQVRKGERKQRLLNELGHGEMKFLREIWFPVRRSLDRLHPEYEVKDHQGKPRFLDFAYVSEHVKVGFDVQGYGPHGRDVSRWRFADERKRTAFLLGMGWHLCPFAYDDLEGELDQCRFLLQLVMGRFLGTPSPLDKGVWREKEVLRYFMNHPDPARAKDIADAFSVSAQTARRILLQLRNKQWIEPANASGDKRRIHAYVIHPAAVKFVL, from the coding sequence ATGTCTGAATTCGAACGCGAATGGAACAGATGGATGGAACGACATATACAGGTGCGGAAGGGGGAGCGCAAGCAAAGGCTTTTGAATGAGCTTGGTCATGGGGAGATGAAGTTCCTGCGGGAAATATGGTTTCCGGTTCGCAGAAGCTTGGATCGGCTGCATCCGGAGTATGAGGTGAAGGATCATCAGGGCAAACCGCGTTTTCTGGATTTCGCTTATGTGTCGGAACATGTGAAAGTGGGTTTCGACGTGCAAGGATACGGCCCGCATGGTCGCGATGTGAGCAGATGGCGATTCGCGGATGAACGCAAGCGGACGGCATTTCTGCTAGGGATGGGCTGGCATCTATGCCCGTTCGCCTACGACGATTTGGAAGGTGAACTTGATCAGTGCCGATTTTTGCTTCAACTTGTTATGGGCAGATTTCTTGGGACACCATCACCGCTGGACAAAGGAGTATGGAGAGAAAAAGAGGTACTGCGCTATTTCATGAATCATCCCGATCCTGCTCGTGCGAAAGATATTGCCGATGCCTTCAGCGTCAGCGCACAAACCGCACGTCGAATTTTGCTGCAGTTGCGCAACAAACAATGGATTGAACCGGCAAATGCAAGTGGAGATAAGAGGCGCATTCATGCTTATGTCATTCATCCTGCAGCTGTTAAGTTTGTTCTATAA